A single region of the Candidatus Marinarcus aquaticus genome encodes:
- a CDS encoding TetR/AcrR family transcriptional regulator: protein MSAKETKKISIIEKSLKLFSKKGFYNTTIPDIAKAMKMSVGNMYNYFPSKEELAKCAIKYSTNVLAQDLREVNNMDISSKEKIYEFTRKYFKRVKKTPEIIEYFLRVYLSNREVFNQGCEGFLCVGEFVTEVMILLDEGAAKKEFRDQDFFAAFGMFMGSLGGFAFLSGEKVLEKDLLDYSDLIAENIYRALKYEE from the coding sequence TTGTCAGCTAAAGAGACAAAAAAAATTTCAATTATCGAAAAATCACTTAAACTTTTTTCTAAAAAAGGGTTTTACAATACCACTATTCCGGACATTGCTAAAGCAATGAAGATGAGTGTGGGAAATATGTACAACTATTTTCCTTCTAAAGAAGAGCTTGCAAAATGTGCCATTAAATATTCTACCAATGTATTAGCACAAGATTTACGTGAAGTGAACAATATGGACATTTCTTCAAAAGAGAAAATTTATGAATTTACACGAAAATATTTTAAACGCGTTAAAAAAACACCTGAAATCATAGAGTATTTTTTACGAGTCTACCTCTCAAACAGAGAGGTATTTAACCAAGGATGCGAAGGTTTTCTTTGCGTTGGAGAGTTTGTAACAGAAGTGATGATTCTGCTTGATGAGGGTGCGGCTAAAAAAGAGTTTCGAGACCAAGACTTCTTTGCTGCCTTTGGTATGTTTATGGGAAGCTTAGGTGGTTTTGCATTTTTAAGCGGTGAAAAAGTACTGGAAAAAGACCTCTTAGATTACAGCGATTTGATTGCTGAAAACATCTATCGAGCACTGAAGTATGAGGAATAA